The Bacteroidales bacterium genome includes the window AGTTCGCTTCTCTCCTAATGCGCAATCCGGGCTTAACCGGCCGCTTCCACTCCGTTCCAGCGGGGTTTGCCCGGATGCCATCCCACAATGCATGCGCACTGCGCATCAGTTCGCTTCACTCCTGATGCGCAATCCGGGCTTAACCGGCCGCCTTCACTCCGTTCCAGCGGGATTTGCCCGGATGCCTTCGCGCAAAGCAAACACACTGCGCATCAGTTCGCCTCACTCCTGCTGCGCAATCCGGGCTTAACCGGCCGCTTCCACTCCGTTTCAGCGGGATTTGCCCGGATGCCTTCGCGCAAAGCAAACACACTGCGCATCAGTTCGCTACACTCCTGATGCGCAATCCGGGCTTAACATTCTGAGGAGTTGTTGGATACCCGTTCTATTTCTTCCTCCTTCAGCAAAGGCTCTCCTTTGTAGCGAAGAAAAAGCTGAACAACAGCAAGGACATCCTTTTCGCAATATATCACAATTCTCTGCAGATCATGCATTTGCCAGTAAACCTGACTTACCTGACTGCCGTCAATATCATCCTTGGGTGTAGGTATGCCAAAAAGATGGGTAAGCAAATCCAGCGATGTAAAGCTCTTGAAATCGCCAAAACGCCACATTTCCATCGTATCAAGAAAGTTTACCTCCCAGGGTTTCTTCCCTGAAACATCGAGAACGGCAGGCAGGGTAATTCCGTTCACCAGCATCCTTCTGGCAATATACGGAAAATCAAACTCCTTGCCATTATGGGCACACAGGTAAATCTGCCTGTTCTGGGAAAAACGGTTGAGCAGCTGCTGAAATTTTCTGAGCAATTCAGCTTCATCATCCCCGTAAAACGACTTGATACGGGCCGTCCTTTTACCATCTTTTACCGACAGATGCGCCACCGAAATACAGATAATCTTTCCAAATTCAGCATAAATCCCAGCCCGCGAATAAACATCCTCCGCGGTTTCGTTTTCCTTCCTGAAATGGGATGATTTCCGCTCCCAGAGACGCTGAAAATCTTCATCAAGATCTTGAAAAGAGGGCACAGCCGGAACCGTCTCAATGTCAAGAAAAAGAATCTGATCAACCGGATACGTTTCGAGCATACATTCCTTTTTAAACCAACCTAAAAATATAAATTTTCGTTTGTATGAAAGATGCATTCAAAGGTTTTTCTGCAGGTTTTTCTGCTCGGGTTATTTTTGGTATTTTCGCGCCATAAAAAAAACGACAGATGCCAGGTTTATATCCGCTGAAGTTCAAACCTATATTCAAACCATACATTTGGGGAGGAAGCCGTTTACAGACATCACTGGGCAAAAAAATACCGGGTTATCCCACAGCC containing:
- a CDS encoding 3'-5' exonuclease produces the protein MLETYPVDQILFLDIETVPAVPSFQDLDEDFQRLWERKSSHFRKENETAEDVYSRAGIYAEFGKIICISVAHLSVKDGKRTARIKSFYGDDEAELLRKFQQLLNRFSQNRQIYLCAHNGKEFDFPYIARRMLVNGITLPAVLDVSGKKPWEVNFLDTMEMWRFGDFKSFTSLDLLTHLFGIPTPKDDIDGSQVSQVYWQMHDLQRIVIYCEKDVLAVVQLFLRYKGEPLLKEEEIERVSNNSSEC